In one window of Nicotiana tabacum cultivar K326 chromosome 12, ASM71507v2, whole genome shotgun sequence DNA:
- the LOC107784655 gene encoding non-specific lipid transfer protein GPI-anchored 31-like: MNIFPVVTCILATWAVVAVNAGHGSAPPIQSPIKAPSPSPSSPSPGPTADCSTIVMDMIPCLKFLEADSNDTKPDVSCCSGFKQVLNTDPDCICVALATSSSFGITVNMTQAAVLPSDCSVSAPPLTNCNSTTTPSASPVNPPTTANPPASIVNPPTPQPAAAAGPISKSPAPAEADQAPVEAPNAESSGSTINLTSASFSMLLVMAAFASLA, translated from the exons ATGAATATCTTTCCGGTTGTGACGTGCATTTTGGCCACATGGGCTGTGGTGGCCGTAAACGCTGGCCATGGCAGTGCACCACCAATACAGTCACCAATTAAAGCTCCATCTCCGTCGCCTTCTTCACCTTCTCCGGGACCAACGGCGGATTGCTCAACCATTGTGATGGACATGATCCCTTGTCTGAAATTTTTGGAGGCTGATAGCAATGACACTAAGCCAGATGTTTCTTGCTGTTCAGGGTTTAAACAG GTTTTGAATACGGATCCTGATTGTATTTGTGTTGCTTTAGCCACGAGTTCTAGTTTTGGCATCACTGTTAATATGACTCAAGCTGCCGTTTTGCCTTCTGACTGTAGCGTTTCCGCTCCTCCACTCACCAATTGTAACA GTACCACCACTCCTAGTGCTTCTCCTG TTAATCCTCCAACGACAGCTAATCCTCCAGCATCAATTGTTAATCCTCCAACTCCACAGCCAGCTGCAGCTGcaggtccaatttcaaaatcgCCAGCACCAGCTGAGGCAGATCAAGCTCCAGTTGAAGCTCCTAATGCAGAGTCCAGTGGATCCACCATTAATCTAACATCAGCTTCATTCTCAATGCTTCTTGTTATGGCAGCTTTCGCTTCATTAGCATAA